One stretch of Streptomyces sp. NBC_01363 DNA includes these proteins:
- a CDS encoding carbohydrate ABC transporter permease: MPGRAAPVPVADHGAASGAGTGKRAARAVPAWRRSLRPYLLIVPALLLTGGILYPFGLGLYYTLFDFAASKPQPDLVGLGNYRRIFTQPAFWDSARVTVAYAVGAAAVETVLGVAVALLLHRSSLVGRVLEKVLILPLMIAPVIAAIMWKLMLQPSVGVINHLLEPFGLGGVQWTDTPTGALLSSIAVDVWVYTPFVAILALAGLRSLPASPFEAAAVDGAGWWFTFRRLTLPMLWPYVLVAVIFRFMDSLKVFDIIYALTEGGPGDSTMVLQIRAYLEAIRFQRYSFGISYMIVLWAVVYLVTMVLVRYLGRIQNRAAEVAR, translated from the coding sequence GTGCCGGGACGCGCGGCCCCCGTGCCGGTGGCCGACCACGGGGCGGCCTCCGGCGCCGGGACCGGGAAGCGTGCGGCGCGGGCGGTGCCGGCCTGGCGCCGCTCGCTGCGGCCGTATCTGCTGATCGTGCCCGCGCTGCTGCTGACCGGCGGCATCCTCTACCCGTTCGGCCTCGGCCTCTACTACACGCTGTTCGACTTCGCGGCGAGCAAGCCACAGCCCGACCTGGTGGGCCTCGGGAACTACCGGCGGATCTTCACCCAGCCCGCGTTCTGGGACTCGGCGCGGGTGACGGTGGCGTACGCGGTCGGCGCGGCGGCCGTCGAGACGGTGCTCGGAGTGGCCGTGGCACTGCTGCTGCACCGGTCGAGCCTCGTCGGGCGGGTGCTGGAGAAGGTGCTGATCCTGCCGCTGATGATCGCGCCGGTGATCGCCGCGATCATGTGGAAGCTGATGCTCCAGCCCTCGGTCGGCGTCATCAACCACCTCCTGGAGCCGTTCGGCCTCGGCGGGGTGCAGTGGACGGACACCCCGACGGGCGCGCTGCTCTCGTCGATCGCCGTGGACGTGTGGGTCTACACGCCGTTCGTCGCGATCCTCGCGCTGGCCGGTCTGCGCTCGCTGCCCGCCTCGCCGTTCGAGGCGGCGGCGGTCGACGGGGCGGGCTGGTGGTTCACCTTCCGGCGCCTGACGCTGCCGATGCTCTGGCCGTACGTCCTGGTCGCCGTGATCTTCCGGTTCATGGACTCGCTGAAGGTCTTCGACATCATCTACGCGCTGACCGAGGGCGGCCCCGGCGACTCGACGATGGTGCTCCAGATCCGCGCCTACCTGGAGGCGATCCGCTTCCAGCGCTACTCGTTCGGGATCAGCTACATGATCGTGCTGTGGGCCGTGGTCTACCTGGTCACGATGGTGCTGGTGCGTTATCTGGGCCGGATCCAGAACCGGGCCGCGGAGGTGGCGCGATGA
- a CDS encoding sugar ABC transporter substrate-binding protein, with translation MDMHAHDRRRFLAIGAATAASAAPLLTACGAGFGGDRAKNDGSAADDITGSFDWKRAKGKTVKALLNKHPYTDALIADLKAFTEKTGIEVEYDVFPEDNYFDKLTVDLSSGRASYDVFMLGAYMVWQYGPPGWLEDLGPWMRNSSATGAEWDQEDFFPNLLSADQWSLKAGAPLGRGGQYALPWGWETNVVAYNTEVFKKLGLKPAETFDELREVAGAITRRAPGAGFDGMYGVAVRGSRSWATIHPGFMTMYARNGLKDFTVEGGKVKPAMNSPEAIAFTRDWAEMVRKGGPPSWTSYTWYQCSSDLGAKKAGMLFDADTAAYFQAVKGASPASGKIAFHPGPKGPGGSLATNMWIWSLGMNARSRNKSAAWLFLQWATGKEHLRKGAIEHNHIDPVRKSVGQDAAYKDKMRAIPGFIETFETVVDRTRIQFTPQEQFFDATTSWAAALQEIYGGKNASSVLNGLAGDLASKVG, from the coding sequence ATGGACATGCACGCGCACGACCGGCGACGGTTCCTCGCCATCGGCGCGGCCACGGCCGCGTCCGCCGCCCCGCTGCTCACCGCCTGCGGCGCGGGCTTCGGCGGCGACAGGGCCAAGAACGACGGCTCCGCGGCCGACGACATCACCGGCTCCTTCGACTGGAAGCGGGCCAAGGGCAAGACAGTCAAGGCGCTGCTCAACAAGCATCCGTACACCGATGCGCTGATCGCCGATCTGAAGGCGTTCACCGAGAAGACCGGGATCGAGGTCGAGTACGACGTCTTCCCGGAGGACAACTACTTCGACAAGCTCACCGTCGACCTCTCCAGCGGACGCGCCTCCTACGACGTGTTCATGCTCGGCGCGTACATGGTGTGGCAGTACGGACCGCCGGGGTGGCTGGAGGACCTCGGCCCGTGGATGCGCAATTCCTCGGCCACCGGGGCCGAATGGGACCAGGAGGACTTCTTCCCCAACCTCCTCTCGGCCGACCAGTGGTCGCTGAAGGCGGGCGCGCCGCTCGGGCGGGGCGGGCAGTACGCGCTGCCGTGGGGCTGGGAGACCAATGTCGTCGCGTACAACACCGAGGTGTTCAAGAAGCTCGGCCTGAAGCCCGCCGAGACCTTCGACGAGCTGCGCGAGGTCGCCGGGGCGATCACCCGCCGGGCGCCGGGGGCGGGCTTCGACGGGATGTACGGGGTCGCGGTGCGCGGCTCGCGCAGCTGGGCGACGATCCATCCCGGCTTCATGACGATGTACGCCCGCAACGGCCTGAAGGACTTCACCGTCGAGGGCGGGAAGGTGAAGCCCGCGATGAACTCCCCGGAGGCGATCGCGTTCACCCGGGACTGGGCGGAGATGGTCCGGAAGGGCGGGCCGCCGTCCTGGACCTCGTACACCTGGTACCAGTGCTCCAGCGACCTCGGGGCGAAGAAGGCGGGGATGCTCTTCGACGCGGACACCGCCGCCTACTTCCAGGCGGTGAAGGGGGCCTCCCCCGCCTCCGGGAAGATCGCCTTCCACCCCGGGCCGAAGGGCCCCGGCGGCTCGCTCGCCACCAACATGTGGATCTGGTCGCTCGGCATGAACGCCAGGAGCCGCAACAAGTCCGCCGCCTGGCTGTTCCTCCAGTGGGCGACCGGCAAGGAGCATCTGCGCAAGGGCGCGATCGAGCACAACCACATCGACCCGGTACGGAAGTCGGTCGGCCAGGACGCCGCGTACAAGGACAAGATGCGGGCCATCCCCGGCTTCATCGAGACCTTCGAGACGGTCGTCGACCGGACGCGGATCCAGTTCACCCCGCAGGAGCAGTTCTTCGACGCGACGACCAGCTGGGCCGCCGCGCTCCAGGAGATCTACGGCGGGAAGAACGCCTCGTCCGTGCTGAACGGCCTGGCCGGCGATCTGGCGTCGAAGGTCGGCTGA
- a CDS encoding FGGY-family carbohydrate kinase: protein MWMGIDLGTQSVRAVVAGDRGEILGSGSAPLTGRRDGVRHEQRPLDWWTAVCAAARQALRDCPAPRALAVCATSGTVLLADREGRPLTPGVMYDDGRAVAEAARAKAPPSWALPKVMWLLREYGGAADGAVRVMHQADLVLARLAGTPLPTDSSHALKTGYDLARDDWPRRRFGKLGLPDGLFPDVVRPGTRIGEVGRAAAEETGIPEGTPIVAGMTDGCAAQLASGSLTVGSWNSVLGTTLVLKGVTSSPVEDRAGVVYNHRAPDGSWLPGGASGVGGGVLTAAFPAVDPIRMDALARAHEPARVVAYPLVATGERFPFVAPEATGFLLGEPASDAEHWLALLTGVGLMERLCLDYLDLLGAQQYGRLTFTGGAARSGYWSRLRADILGRPVYIPQYSEPALGMAILAAYGAGEAETLQRIAGRMVRLRHVLQPHPVRTAWYTEPYLTLVDELERRGWLPGPVAAHARTRTEQP from the coding sequence ATGTGGATGGGCATCGATCTCGGCACGCAGAGCGTCCGGGCGGTGGTGGCAGGAGACCGCGGTGAGATCCTCGGCAGCGGTTCGGCCCCGCTCACGGGCAGACGTGACGGCGTACGGCATGAGCAGCGGCCTCTCGACTGGTGGACGGCCGTGTGCGCGGCGGCCCGTCAGGCGCTGCGCGACTGCCCCGCCCCGCGTGCGCTCGCCGTCTGCGCCACCTCCGGCACCGTGCTGCTCGCCGACCGGGAGGGCCGGCCGCTGACCCCCGGGGTGATGTACGACGACGGGCGGGCCGTCGCGGAGGCGGCCAGGGCCAAGGCCCCGCCGAGCTGGGCCCTGCCCAAGGTGATGTGGCTGCTGCGGGAGTACGGGGGAGCGGCGGACGGTGCCGTACGGGTCATGCACCAGGCCGATCTGGTCCTGGCGCGGCTCGCCGGAACGCCGTTGCCCACCGACTCCAGCCACGCCCTGAAGACCGGCTACGACCTGGCACGGGACGACTGGCCGCGGCGGAGATTCGGCAAGCTGGGCCTGCCCGACGGGCTGTTCCCGGACGTGGTGCGGCCCGGCACGAGGATCGGTGAGGTGGGGCGGGCGGCGGCCGAGGAGACCGGGATTCCGGAGGGCACGCCCATCGTGGCCGGGATGACGGACGGGTGCGCGGCGCAGCTCGCCTCCGGTTCGCTCACCGTCGGCTCCTGGAACTCGGTGCTCGGCACGACGCTGGTCCTCAAGGGGGTCACCTCGTCACCGGTCGAGGACCGGGCCGGGGTCGTCTACAACCACCGCGCGCCGGACGGGAGCTGGCTGCCGGGCGGAGCCTCGGGGGTCGGCGGCGGGGTGCTGACGGCCGCCTTCCCGGCCGTGGACCCGATCCGCATGGACGCGCTGGCCCGCGCTCACGAACCGGCGCGGGTGGTGGCGTATCCGCTGGTGGCGACGGGGGAGCGGTTCCCCTTCGTGGCGCCGGAGGCCACCGGGTTCCTGCTCGGCGAGCCCGCCTCCGACGCCGAGCACTGGCTGGCCCTGCTGACCGGGGTGGGCCTGATGGAGCGGCTCTGCCTCGACTACCTCGACCTGCTCGGCGCCCAGCAGTACGGCCGGCTCACCTTCACCGGCGGCGCGGCCCGCAGCGGCTACTGGAGCCGGCTGCGCGCCGACATCCTGGGCCGGCCCGTGTACATCCCGCAGTACAGCGAACCCGCCCTCGGCATGGCGATTCTCGCCGCGTACGGGGCGGGGGAGGCGGAAACCCTGCAACGGATCGCCGGCCGGATGGTGCGGCTGCGCCACGTGCTGCAACCGCACCCGGTGCGCACGGCGTGGTACACCGAGCCGTACCTCACGCTGGTGGACGAACTGGAGCGACGCGGCTGGCTCCCCGGCCCGGTCGCCGCCCACGCCCGCACCCGAACGGAGCAGCCGTGA
- a CDS encoding histidine phosphatase family protein, with product MTRSPATLLLARHGQTVWHAENRYAGVSDIALTDEGRRQARQLGEWAARSEVDAIWTSTVSRAIETARPACEATGITPRCEHDLRECDFGEVEGRTLAEFAAEHPERAREYRADPVAHPFPGAEDPRAAAARGTAALRRIADGHPGQRVLVVAHNTLLRLVLCELLSIPLGAYRRVFPRLRNTAVSEVRIGAEGGALLSLNVPCAPDGLGAQGVPDVPRVPGVSP from the coding sequence ATGACCAGGAGCCCGGCCACCCTGCTGCTCGCCCGCCACGGTCAGACCGTCTGGCACGCGGAGAACCGCTATGCCGGGGTCAGCGACATCGCACTCACCGACGAGGGCCGCCGCCAGGCCCGGCAGCTGGGCGAGTGGGCCGCCCGGAGCGAGGTCGACGCGATCTGGACCTCCACGGTCAGCCGCGCGATCGAGACCGCACGGCCCGCGTGCGAGGCGACCGGCATCACCCCCCGGTGCGAACACGACCTGCGCGAATGCGACTTCGGCGAGGTGGAGGGGCGCACCCTGGCGGAATTCGCGGCCGAGCACCCGGAGCGGGCCCGGGAGTACCGCGCCGACCCGGTGGCCCACCCCTTTCCCGGGGCCGAGGACCCGCGGGCCGCGGCGGCCCGGGGGACGGCGGCGCTGCGCCGGATCGCGGACGGGCACCCGGGGCAGCGGGTGCTCGTCGTCGCGCACAACACCCTGCTGCGGCTCGTGCTGTGCGAACTGCTGTCGATTCCGCTGGGCGCCTACCGCCGGGTCTTCCCGCGGCTGCGGAACACGGCGGTGAGCGAGGTGCGGATCGGGGCGGAGGGCGGTGCGCTGCTCTCCCTCAACGTGCCCTGCGCACCGGACGGCCTCGGCGCACAGGGCGTACCGGACGTGCCCCGCGTGCCGGGCGTCAGCCCTTGA
- a CDS encoding amino acid permease: MSRISASPPTGSPVAVSDTGADSALTHGLKQRHLSMIALGGVIGAGLFVGSGAGIAAAGPSIIIAYAVSGLLVMLVMRMLGEMSAANPASGSFSVHAERAIGPWAGFTAGWAFWVLLCVAVGLEGIGAAKIVTGWLPGTPEWAWVALFMVVFLGTNLASVTKFGEFEFWFATLKVVAITLFLVLGVLAILGVLPGTDAPGAANLSGEGGFMPNGAEGLVIGLLASVFAYGGLETVTIAAAESEDPVRGVAKAVRTAMWRIALFYVGSMAVVVTLVPWDDPKVVKVGPFYAALDHLGISGAAEIMNVVILVALLSAMNANIYGASRMACSLVARGQGPKRLGKVSSGVPRTAVLVSSVFGFLCVLLSYWRPDDVFPWLLNMIGAVILVVWIFIAVSQLILRDRLEREAPEKLVVRMWLFPVLTVLALLAMAGIFVLMLRQPGTRDQLVASGALTLVLSVIGLVRQRRAAAVKG, from the coding sequence ATGTCTCGGATTTCCGCGTCTCCCCCCACCGGCTCCCCGGTCGCCGTCTCCGACACCGGGGCCGATTCGGCTCTCACCCACGGGCTCAAGCAGCGCCATCTTTCGATGATCGCCCTCGGCGGTGTCATCGGCGCCGGACTCTTCGTCGGCTCGGGCGCGGGCATCGCCGCCGCGGGACCGTCGATCATCATCGCGTACGCCGTCTCCGGGCTGCTGGTGATGCTCGTGATGCGGATGCTCGGTGAGATGTCGGCCGCGAACCCGGCCTCCGGTTCCTTCTCCGTCCACGCGGAGCGGGCGATCGGGCCGTGGGCGGGGTTCACCGCGGGCTGGGCGTTCTGGGTGCTGCTCTGTGTCGCCGTCGGCCTGGAGGGCATCGGCGCCGCGAAGATCGTCACCGGCTGGCTGCCCGGTACCCCGGAGTGGGCCTGGGTCGCGCTGTTCATGGTGGTCTTCCTGGGCACCAACCTGGCCTCGGTGACGAAGTTCGGCGAGTTCGAGTTCTGGTTCGCCACCCTCAAGGTCGTGGCGATCACGCTCTTCCTGGTCCTGGGCGTGCTGGCGATCCTGGGCGTGCTGCCCGGTACGGACGCCCCCGGCGCCGCCAACCTCAGCGGTGAGGGCGGCTTCATGCCGAACGGCGCCGAGGGACTGGTGATCGGACTGCTCGCCTCCGTCTTCGCGTACGGCGGTCTGGAGACCGTCACCATCGCCGCAGCGGAGTCCGAGGACCCGGTGCGGGGTGTCGCCAAGGCCGTGCGGACGGCGATGTGGCGGATCGCGCTCTTCTACGTCGGCTCGATGGCGGTCGTCGTCACGCTCGTCCCGTGGGACGACCCGAAGGTCGTGAAGGTCGGTCCGTTCTACGCCGCCCTGGACCACCTCGGCATCAGCGGCGCGGCCGAGATCATGAACGTGGTCATCCTGGTCGCCCTGCTCTCCGCGATGAACGCCAACATCTACGGCGCCTCGCGGATGGCCTGCTCACTGGTCGCCCGGGGCCAGGGCCCCAAGCGGCTCGGCAAGGTCTCCTCGGGTGTTCCGCGCACCGCGGTGCTGGTCTCGTCCGTGTTCGGCTTCCTGTGCGTGCTGCTCAGCTACTGGCGTCCCGACGACGTCTTCCCGTGGCTGCTCAACATGATCGGCGCGGTGATCCTGGTCGTCTGGATCTTCATCGCCGTCTCCCAGCTGATCCTGCGCGACCGGCTGGAGCGCGAGGCCCCGGAGAAGCTCGTGGTACGGATGTGGCTCTTCCCGGTCCTGACGGTGCTGGCGCTCCTGGCGATGGCCGGCATCTTCGTCCTGATGCTGCGCCAGCCGGGCACCCGTGACCAGCTGGTGGCGTCCGGCGCCCTGACCCTCGTGCTGAGCGTCATCGGTCTCGTACGGCAGCGGCGGGCGGCGGCCGTCAAGGGCTGA
- a CDS encoding biotin transporter BioY, which translates to MSTAAAAPARTGAVLADLLPAARHRYAVDTALVLGGAALTGIAAQIAVPVPGSPVPVTGQTFAALLVGTALGARRGFLSLAVYALVGMAGMPWFSEGTSGMGFPSFGYVLGMLLAASVVGGLARRGGDRSVLRTAGTMVLGSAIIYAVGVPYLALATGMSASAAIAAGLVPFLLGDALKAALAMGALPAAWKLIGRRG; encoded by the coding sequence ATGAGCACTGCTGCCGCCGCCCCTGCCCGCACCGGAGCGGTCCTCGCCGACCTGCTGCCCGCCGCCAGGCACCGTTACGCCGTCGACACGGCCCTGGTCCTCGGCGGCGCCGCGCTCACCGGCATCGCCGCCCAGATCGCCGTGCCGGTCCCCGGTTCCCCGGTCCCGGTCACCGGCCAGACCTTCGCCGCGCTCCTCGTCGGCACCGCGCTCGGCGCCCGCCGCGGCTTCCTCTCCCTCGCGGTGTACGCGCTGGTGGGCATGGCGGGCATGCCGTGGTTCTCCGAGGGCACCTCGGGCATGGGCTTCCCCTCGTTCGGCTACGTCCTCGGCATGCTGCTCGCCGCCTCCGTGGTCGGCGGCCTCGCCCGTCGCGGCGGCGACCGCTCCGTGCTGCGCACCGCGGGCACGATGGTGCTGGGCTCCGCGATCATCTACGCGGTCGGCGTGCCCTACCTGGCGCTGGCCACCGGCATGTCGGCGAGCGCCGCCATCGCGGCCGGCCTGGTGCCGTTCCTGCTCGGCGACGCGCTGAAGGCGGCGCTGGCCATGGGCGCGCTGCCCGCGGCCTGGAAGCTCATCGGCCGCCGGGGCTGA
- a CDS encoding FAD-binding oxidoreductase: MTTTAPAGFQTGFAVRPDLVVEAAHADDVRTAVAGAAARGLPVHVHATGHGLPGAVEGGVLISTRRMDSVEVDPVRRTARIGAGATWGQVIEAAAPHGLAPLNGSSPSVGAVSYTLGGGLGVLAREFGYAADHVHALDVVTADGVVRHVSPDSEPDLFWALRGGGHRLGVVTGMEIGLVRAGRLYGGSVAFDGEAAGTSAAEVVGRYLEWAGAVPDTLTSSLAAIRYPDVPQLPEPLRGRYVISVRVAYTGSAAEGERLVAPLRAIGPALADSLREMPYTDSHTIHSDPPFPHAYYGDSVVLGALDEDRAGRVLELTGPKAPMMTVVQINHLGGALAARPAVDNAVPYREAGFLVRLLSPLDGTDVASVRALYAEVAEVLAPVALGRSLNFSFGGGDRTEGFHDARTQQRLAGLVSRHDPASLFGGSYGISPGGR, from the coding sequence ATGACCACCACCGCCCCCGCCGGCTTCCAGACCGGTTTCGCGGTCCGGCCCGACCTCGTCGTCGAGGCCGCCCACGCCGACGACGTACGCACCGCCGTGGCCGGCGCCGCCGCGCGCGGACTCCCGGTCCACGTCCACGCCACCGGCCACGGGCTGCCCGGGGCCGTCGAGGGCGGGGTCCTGATCAGCACCCGCCGGATGGACTCCGTCGAGGTCGACCCGGTCCGCCGCACCGCGCGGATCGGCGCGGGCGCCACCTGGGGGCAGGTGATCGAGGCCGCCGCACCGCACGGGCTCGCCCCGCTGAACGGTTCGTCCCCGTCGGTCGGCGCGGTCTCCTACACCCTCGGGGGCGGGCTGGGCGTGCTGGCCAGGGAGTTCGGCTACGCGGCCGACCATGTGCACGCGCTCGACGTGGTGACGGCCGACGGGGTGGTGCGCCATGTCTCCCCGGACAGCGAGCCCGATCTCTTCTGGGCGCTGCGCGGCGGTGGCCACCGGCTCGGCGTGGTGACCGGCATGGAGATCGGCCTGGTCCGGGCCGGGCGGCTGTACGGCGGCTCGGTCGCCTTCGACGGGGAGGCGGCCGGGACGAGCGCCGCCGAGGTGGTCGGCCGCTATCTGGAGTGGGCCGGGGCCGTGCCCGACACGCTGACCTCCTCGCTGGCGGCGATCCGGTACCCCGACGTCCCGCAGCTGCCGGAGCCGCTGCGGGGGCGCTACGTGATCTCGGTACGGGTCGCGTACACCGGCAGCGCGGCCGAGGGCGAGCGGCTGGTCGCGCCGCTGCGGGCGATCGGGCCCGCGCTCGCGGATTCGCTGCGGGAGATGCCGTACACCGACAGCCACACCATCCACAGCGACCCGCCGTTCCCGCACGCCTACTACGGCGACAGCGTGGTGCTCGGCGCCCTGGACGAGGACCGCGCCGGGCGCGTGCTGGAGCTGACCGGGCCGAAGGCCCCGATGATGACCGTGGTCCAGATCAACCACCTGGGCGGCGCGCTCGCCGCGCGGCCCGCTGTCGACAACGCGGTGCCGTACCGCGAGGCCGGGTTCCTGGTGCGGCTGCTCTCACCGCTCGACGGTACGGACGTGGCCTCGGTACGGGCCCTGTACGCGGAGGTGGCCGAGGTGCTCGCCCCGGTCGCCCTGGGCCGTTCGCTGAACTTCTCGTTCGGCGGCGGGGACCGGACCGAGGGCTTCCACGACGCGCGTACACAGCAGAGGCTCGCCGGTCTGGTGTCGCGTCACGACCCGGCGAGCCTCTTCGGGGGGAGTTACGGCATCAGCCCCGGCGGCCGATGA